The Acidobacteriota bacterium genome contains the following window.
CGGCCGCCCAGAACCAGGGGTTTTCCCTCAGAAAGTCCGCCGCCCGCTGGGCGCGGCCCTCCCTCAGGCGGGCCCGGAGTTCCATCCGACTGGGCGGCGGCTCCGAACCGTTGGTCTGGGTGGGTGGCATCTTCGCGTCCCGCACGGCTGATGGGATTCTATCAGAGGACGCCGGCGGCGTCACCGCCCCGCGGCGCGATCGTAGGCCCGGATGATCTCCTGGACCAGCGGATGGCGCACGACGTCCTTCTCGGTGAAGGAGACGAAACCCAGCCCGGGGATGGAGCGAAGCACCTCGGCGGCGTCCACCAGGCCGGACTTGCGGGAGGGGTCGATGTCGATCTGGGTGACGTCCCCCGTCACCACGGTCTTGGAATTGAAGCCGAGCCGGGTCAGGAACATCTTCATCTGGTCGATGGTCGTGTTCTGGGCCTCGTCGAGGATCACGAAGGAGTCGTTGAGGGTCCGGCCCCGCATGAAGGCGATGGGGGCGATTTCGAGGACCCCCGTCTCCAGGTATTTGGACACCCGATCGCCCTCCATGAGGTCGAAGAGGGCGTCGTAGAGCGGCCTCAGATAGGGATTCACCTTCTCGGCGATGTCGCCGGGAAGGAACCCCAGCTTCTCGCCCGCCTCCACGGCGGGCCGGGCCAGGATGATGCGCTTGACCCGCTTCTCCTTGAGGGCGGCCACCGCCATGGCCACGGCCAGATACGTCTTTCCCGTCCCCGCCGGGCCGATGCCGAAGACCACGTCCTTTTCGCGGATGGCCCGGAGGTAGCGGCCTTGGTTGAGGCTCTTGGGGAAGACGACCCGCCCGTGCGAGCACTGGATCTTCGCGTCCCGGTAGAAATCCAGAAGGTCTCCCCGGAAGCCCTCGGCGCGCAGGGAGTAGGCCGTTTTCAGGTCCCCCGAGCCCAACCGGATGCCCGCGGCGTGGAGCCGTTGAAGCTGGTCCAGAACGGCCAGGCACTCGGCCACGGCCCGGGGCTCCCCGTCCAGCAACAGGGCGTCCCCTCGAGGGGCCATCCGAACCCCCGACTCCTTTTCCAGGAAGGCCGCGTTTCTCGGATCGCCGCCCAGGAGGTCCTGGAGGAACTCGGCGGAAAACGGATGGGCGACCGGAACCGTCCCGGAACCGGCCGGGCCGGCCTGGGGGGATTCAGGAGGTTCGGGGTCGGGGACCATGGCGTGCGGGGCGGAGGCGAGCGGGGCGGAGGGAAACACCCTCCGCCCCGCGTGAAAGGCTAATTGCCCTGGGGGGCGGGCGTCTCGGCGGGCGCCGTCGTGATGGTCTCGGGGGCCGCCGGGGCGGCGGGCTCCCACCGGTGGTATCGGGCCGTCTTCTCGGCCTTCTTGGCCTCTTCAGCGGTGTAGGTCCGGTTGATCTTGAACTCCCAGTCGGGGTAGATGAGGTCCGGGTGGTCCTTCACGAGCGCCCGGTTGGCGTCCCAGATGAGGGGCCACAGGAAGGGGTTGTTGTAAATGAACTCCTTCGCGGCGATGCGCCAGAGGGAGTCGCCCTTCTGGACCACGTAAGTGCAGGGCTTGGATTTCATGGCCTGTTCGACGGCCGAAGTCTTGCGCTCGCGCTCGGCCTGGATGCGGGCCACCTCGGCTTCCGCTTCGGCCCTGGCCTTCTTGGCCAGGGCGAGGGCCTCGTCCGCCGCCGCCTTCACCTTGTAGTAGTTGCAGGCGGACTCCGCCATGAACTTCTCGGCCTCCGCCAGGCGCCCCTTGGCGTTCTGGTGGGCGGCGGGGGCCATCTGGGCCACCGTGATCTCCTGGCCGATCACTTTGAGCTCGGCCTGGATGCACTCACCCTCAGGCTTGGTCACCATGGCCACGAGGGCCTCGTTGGCCGACTTTCCGGCGGCGGTCTGGGCCGTCACGCCCTCCTCGGCGGCGCGCACGGCGGCTCGGGCGGCCTGAAGGGCGGACTCGGCCTCCCCCTTGGCGCGGGCCTGCTCGACGGCGGTGGCCTCGTTCGCGGCCTTCACCTTGGCCATGGCCGCCGGAGCCTCTTTCTTCGCGGCCCGGCACTTCCGGTTG
Protein-coding sequences here:
- a CDS encoding PhoH family protein, yielding MFPSAPLASAPHAMVPDPEPPESPQAGPAGSGTVPVAHPFSAEFLQDLLGGDPRNAAFLEKESGVRMAPRGDALLLDGEPRAVAECLAVLDQLQRLHAAGIRLGSGDLKTAYSLRAEGFRGDLLDFYRDAKIQCSHGRVVFPKSLNQGRYLRAIREKDVVFGIGPAGTGKTYLAVAMAVAALKEKRVKRIILARPAVEAGEKLGFLPGDIAEKVNPYLRPLYDALFDLMEGDRVSKYLETGVLEIAPIAFMRGRTLNDSFVILDEAQNTTIDQMKMFLTRLGFNSKTVVTGDVTQIDIDPSRKSGLVDAAEVLRSIPGLGFVSFTEKDVVRHPLVQEIIRAYDRAAGR
- a CDS encoding LysM peptidoglycan-binding domain-containing protein, whose protein sequence is MKNLWKVAAVGFMAAATVACCRKAPQQVVDANAALNDTMKTCAPAYASAQLQDAKGAVDHLNDLVANRKCRAAKKEAPAAMAKVKAANEATAVEQARAKGEAESALQAARAAVRAAEEGVTAQTAAGKSANEALVAMVTKPEGECIQAELKVIGQEITVAQMAPAAHQNAKGRLAEAEKFMAESACNYYKVKAAADEALALAKKARAEAEAEVARIQAERERKTSAVEQAMKSKPCTYVVQKGDSLWRIAAKEFIYNNPFLWPLIWDANRALVKDHPDLIYPDWEFKINRTYTAEEAKKAEKTARYHRWEPAAPAAPETITTAPAETPAPQGN